The following coding sequences are from one Deinococcus sp. Leaf326 window:
- a CDS encoding VOC family protein, giving the protein MKLNHINLGVTDVPASVALFQDHFGLKPAGDGMPMNDRMAFLRDDAGSLISVFKVKDVSYPKVFHIGFMQDTPQQVRDMHKQLTDAGFSIPEPHENNGRLTFYFDTPGGFVLEVESFFG; this is encoded by the coding sequence ATGAAGCTCAATCACATCAACCTCGGCGTGACCGATGTGCCGGCCAGCGTGGCCCTGTTTCAGGACCACTTCGGCCTCAAACCGGCGGGCGACGGCATGCCCATGAACGACCGCATGGCCTTTCTGCGCGACGACGCGGGCTCGCTGATCTCGGTGTTCAAGGTCAAGGACGTCTCGTACCCCAAGGTGTTTCACATCGGGTTCATGCAGGACACGCCCCAGCAAGTGCGCGACATGCATAAGCAGCTCACGGACGCGGGCTTCAGCATTCCCGAGCCGCACGAGAACAACGGGCGACTGACGTTCTATTTCGATACGCCGGGCGGCTTCGTTCTGGAAGTCGAGTCGTTTTTCGGCTGA
- the sufB gene encoding Fe-S cluster assembly protein SufB: protein MTVNPEAGNINTEYEYGWSNPERYAIKAPKGLSRDVVEMISKAKDEPQWMLDFRLKALDIFNSKPMPEWGADLSGLNLDEIYYYIKPEGFNARSWDDVPEDVKRTFERLGIPEAERAALAGVGAQYESEMVYHNLKEEWEKLGVVFLSIEDGLRQYPELFREHFATIVPPEDNKFAAVNSAVWSGGSFVYVPKGVKVDIPLQTYFRINAESSGQFERTLIIIDEGAQAHYIEGCTAPAYNSDSFHSGVIEIVVKEGARFRYSTIQNWSHNVYNLVTQRAAVYGNGVMEWVDGNLGSKVTMKYPACYLLEEGARGEVLSIAMAGRGQHQDAGAKIVHFAPHTSGTIVSKSISKDSGRSSYRGLVKIYEGAKGSKTNVECDALLLDEEARTDTYPYIEIEEKDASVGHEATVSKINDEQILYLQSRGLSEDEAAGLIVRGFIEPIAKELPLEYAVELNRLIELEMEGSVG from the coding sequence ATGACCGTCAATCCCGAAGCTGGCAACATCAACACGGAATACGAGTACGGCTGGAGCAACCCCGAACGCTACGCCATCAAGGCGCCCAAGGGGCTGTCGCGGGACGTCGTCGAGATGATCTCGAAGGCCAAGGACGAGCCGCAGTGGATGCTCGACTTCCGCCTCAAGGCGCTCGATATCTTCAACTCCAAGCCGATGCCCGAATGGGGCGCGGACCTCTCGGGCCTCAACCTCGACGAGATCTACTACTACATCAAGCCCGAAGGCTTCAATGCCCGGTCCTGGGACGACGTGCCCGAAGACGTGAAGCGGACCTTCGAACGCCTGGGCATCCCCGAGGCCGAGCGTGCGGCACTGGCCGGCGTGGGCGCACAGTACGAGTCCGAGATGGTGTACCACAACCTCAAGGAGGAGTGGGAAAAGCTGGGCGTCGTCTTCCTGAGCATTGAGGACGGCCTGCGCCAGTATCCGGAGCTGTTCCGCGAGCACTTCGCCACCATCGTGCCCCCCGAGGACAACAAGTTCGCGGCCGTGAACTCCGCCGTGTGGTCGGGCGGCTCGTTCGTGTACGTCCCCAAGGGCGTCAAGGTGGACATTCCCCTCCAGACGTACTTCCGCATCAACGCCGAGAGCAGCGGGCAGTTCGAGCGCACGCTGATCATCATCGACGAGGGCGCGCAGGCGCACTACATCGAGGGCTGCACCGCCCCGGCGTACAACTCCGACTCGTTCCACTCGGGCGTGATCGAGATCGTCGTCAAGGAAGGCGCGCGTTTCCGGTACAGCACCATCCAGAACTGGTCGCACAACGTCTACAACCTCGTGACCCAGCGCGCCGCCGTGTACGGCAACGGCGTGATGGAATGGGTGGACGGCAACCTGGGCTCCAAGGTGACCATGAAGTACCCCGCCTGCTACCTCCTCGAAGAGGGCGCGCGCGGCGAGGTCCTGAGCATCGCCATGGCGGGCCGTGGGCAGCACCAGGACGCCGGAGCCAAGATCGTGCACTTCGCGCCGCACACCTCGGGCACCATCGTGTCGAAGTCGATCTCCAAGGACTCGGGCCGCAGCAGCTACCGCGGCCTCGTCAAGATCTACGAAGGCGCTAAGGGCAGCAAGACCAACGTCGAGTGCGACGCCCTGCTGCTCGACGAGGAAGCCCGCACCGACACCTACCCGTACATCGAGATTGAGGAGAAGGACGCTTCTGTGGGCCACGAGGCCACCGTCTCCAAGATCAACGACGAACAGATCCTGTACCTCCAGAGCCGCGGCCTGAGCGAGGACGAGGCGGCTGGGCTGATCGTACGCGGCTTCATCGAGCCGATTGCCAAGGAACTGCCGCTGGAGTACGCGGTGGAACTCAACCGCCTGATCGAGCTGGAAATGGAAGGCTCGGTCGGCTGA
- the sufC gene encoding Fe-S cluster assembly ATPase SufC — translation MSDHPHQIEIRNLHASVGDQPILKGIDLVVPRGELHAIMGPNGNGKSTLAKVIVGDPEYTVTEGEILVDGQNILEMEPDERARLGVFLAFQYPVEIPGVTIANFLRLAMQARKAEGEEVSFTEFYGKLQTALKVLEWDESIVERYLNEGFSGGEKKRNEILQMLMLEPSYIIMDETDSGLDVDALRIVARGVNSMRGPGLGGLIITHYQRLLDYIVPDKVHIIVQGKVVQTGGPELAKRLDTEGYDWVKELATA, via the coding sequence GTGAGCGACCACCCCCACCAGATCGAAATCCGTAACCTGCATGCCTCGGTCGGCGACCAGCCGATTCTCAAGGGCATCGACCTCGTCGTGCCGCGCGGCGAACTGCACGCCATCATGGGGCCGAACGGCAACGGCAAGAGCACCCTGGCCAAGGTCATTGTGGGCGACCCCGAATACACCGTGACCGAGGGTGAAATCCTGGTGGACGGCCAGAACATCCTGGAGATGGAGCCCGACGAGCGCGCCCGCCTGGGCGTGTTCCTGGCCTTCCAGTACCCGGTCGAGATTCCGGGTGTGACCATCGCCAACTTCCTGCGCCTCGCCATGCAGGCGCGCAAGGCCGAAGGCGAGGAAGTGTCGTTCACCGAGTTCTACGGCAAGCTCCAGACGGCCCTCAAGGTGCTGGAGTGGGACGAGAGCATCGTCGAGCGCTACCTCAACGAGGGCTTCTCGGGCGGCGAAAAGAAGCGCAACGAGATCCTGCAGATGCTCATGCTCGAACCGAGCTACATCATCATGGACGAGACCGACTCGGGCCTGGACGTGGATGCCCTGCGCATTGTGGCGCGCGGCGTGAACTCCATGCGCGGTCCCGGCCTCGGCGGGCTGATCATCACCCACTACCAGCGCCTGCTGGACTACATCGTCCCCGACAAGGTGCACATCATCGTGCAGGGCAAGGTCGTGCAGACCGGCGGCCCCGAACTGGCCAAGCGCCTGGACACCGAGGGCTACGACTGGGTCAAGGAACTGGCGACGGCCTGA
- a CDS encoding MotA/TolQ/ExbB proton channel family protein, giving the protein MNLLDLARAAGPLLWVLLLLSIYVVYLTVMRVLALNRLGQDAGTLIERARALTAESGPVSALREVDHVAHPSPAAAVLRAGLGRADRGEAASQAAMNAAVLDGDARAYAGLSALGTAAQIAPLLGLLGTVIGMVRSFLVFSSTSAPTPAQLATGISEALINTAGGLIVAIIAYVARNALRAKADRVMAQAERVREELPAWLSGRPAAAVAARPAPMPEVALTFEPVKV; this is encoded by the coding sequence ATGAATCTTCTCGATCTCGCCCGCGCCGCCGGACCCCTGCTCTGGGTCCTGCTGCTGCTGTCCATCTACGTGGTCTACCTGACGGTGATGCGGGTTCTGGCCCTGAACCGTCTGGGCCAGGACGCCGGCACCCTGATCGAGCGGGCCCGCGCCCTCACGGCCGAAAGCGGCCCGGTCTCGGCCCTGCGGGAAGTGGACCACGTCGCCCATCCCAGTCCCGCCGCCGCCGTGCTGCGCGCCGGACTGGGGCGCGCCGACCGGGGCGAGGCCGCCTCACAGGCCGCCATGAACGCGGCCGTGCTCGACGGCGACGCCCGCGCCTATGCCGGACTCTCGGCGCTGGGCACCGCTGCCCAGATCGCGCCGCTGCTGGGCCTGCTGGGCACCGTGATCGGCATGGTGCGTTCGTTCCTGGTATTCAGCAGTACCTCGGCGCCCACGCCCGCACAACTGGCGACCGGCATCAGCGAGGCGCTCATCAATACGGCCGGGGGACTGATCGTGGCGATCATCGCCTACGTTGCCCGCAACGCTCTGCGCGCCAAGGCTGACCGCGTGATGGCGCAGGCCGAGCGCGTGCGCGAGGAACTGCCCGCGTGGCTCTCGGGCCGCCCGGCTGCCGCAGTCGCCGCGCGCCCCGCCCCCATGCCGGAAGTCGCGCTGACCTTCGAGCCGGTGAAGGTCTAA
- a CDS encoding biopolymer transporter ExbD, with protein MRDEGAAVTFDFAPMVDIVLLLLIFFFLTSSLGARQNALPLDLPRASTTVQETPALPIVSVDRSGKLYLNGKETTLTKLGAQLRPLASASGGVVGLRADERGNYGTVVKVMDVIKQAGGERLALGTRTGGQ; from the coding sequence ATGCGCGACGAGGGCGCGGCCGTGACCTTCGACTTCGCGCCCATGGTGGACATTGTGCTGCTGCTGCTCATCTTCTTTTTCCTGACGAGCAGCCTGGGGGCGCGCCAGAACGCCCTGCCGCTGGACCTGCCGCGCGCGAGCACGACCGTGCAGGAGACGCCTGCCCTGCCCATCGTCAGCGTGGACCGCTCGGGCAAGCTGTACCTGAACGGCAAGGAAACCACCCTGACCAAGCTGGGCGCGCAGCTGAGGCCCCTGGCGAGCGCCTCGGGCGGCGTGGTGGGCCTACGCGCCGACGAGCGCGGCAACTACGGCACCGTGGTCAAGGTCATGGACGTGATCAAGCAGGCCGGGGGCGAGCGCCTGGCCCTGGGCACCCGCACGGGCGGCCAGTGA